One Streptomyces sp. L2 genomic window carries:
- the rpsS gene encoding 30S ribosomal protein S19: MPRSLKKGPFVDDHLIKKVDAQNEAGSKNVIKTWSRRSMIVPAMLGHTIAVHNGKTHIPVFVTESMVGHKLGEFSPTRTFRGHVKDDRKSKRR; this comes from the coding sequence ATGCCTCGTAGCCTGAAGAAGGGGCCCTTCGTCGACGACCACCTGATCAAGAAGGTGGACGCGCAGAACGAAGCCGGTTCCAAGAACGTCATCAAGACCTGGTCCCGCCGCTCGATGATCGTCCCGGCCATGCTCGGTCACACGATCGCGGTGCACAACGGCAAGACCCACATCCCGGTGTTCGTCACCGAGTCGATGGTCGGCCACAAGCTCGGCGAGTTCTCGCCGACCCGCACCTTCCGGGGCCACGTCAAGGACGACCGGAAGTCGAAGCGCCGCTAA
- the rplD gene encoding 50S ribosomal protein L4, whose translation MSTVDILSPAGEKAGTVELPAEIFDAKVSIPLIHQVVVAQLAAARQGTHKTKTRGEVRGGGRKPYRQKGTGRARQGSTRAPQFAGGGVVHGPQPRDYSQRTPKKMKAAALRGALTDRARHSRIHVVSGVVDGDISTKAAKSLFGKISERKNLLLVIERSDEAAWLSARNLPQVHILEPGQLNTYDVLVSDDVVFTQAAFESFVSGPKATDTEGSEA comes from the coding sequence ATGAGCACTGTTGACATCCTTTCGCCTGCCGGCGAGAAGGCCGGTACCGTCGAGCTCCCCGCGGAGATCTTCGACGCCAAGGTCAGCATCCCGCTGATCCACCAGGTCGTCGTCGCGCAGCTGGCCGCCGCCCGCCAGGGCACCCACAAGACCAAGACGCGTGGCGAGGTCCGCGGTGGTGGCCGCAAGCCGTACCGCCAGAAGGGCACCGGCCGCGCCCGCCAGGGTTCGACCCGTGCGCCGCAGTTCGCCGGCGGTGGCGTCGTCCACGGCCCGCAGCCGCGTGACTACTCGCAGCGGACCCCGAAGAAGATGAAGGCCGCCGCCCTGCGCGGTGCCCTCACCGACCGGGCGCGCCACAGCCGCATCCACGTCGTCTCCGGCGTGGTCGACGGCGACATCTCCACCAAGGCCGCCAAGAGCCTGTTCGGCAAGATCTCGGAGCGCAAGAACCTGCTCCTGGTCATCGAGCGCTCCGACGAGGCCGCGTGGCTGTCCGCCCGCAACCTGCCCCAGGTCCACATCCTGGAGCCGGGCCAGCTGAACACGTACGACGTTCTCGTCTCGGACGACGTGGTCTTCACCCAGGCCGCTTTCGAGTCCTTCGTGTCCGGCCCGAAGGCCACTGACACCGAAGGGAGCGAGGCCTGA
- the rplF gene encoding 50S ribosomal protein L6 has product MSRIGKLPITVPAGVDVTIDGRTVKVKGPKGELTHTVVAPIDIAKGEDGTLSVTRPNDERQSKALHGLSRTLVANMITGVTQGYVKKLEISGVGYRVTAKGSNLEFALGYSHPITVEAPEGITFKVEAPTRFSVEGIDKQKVGEVAANIRKLRKPDPYKAKGVKYEGEVIRRKVGKAGK; this is encoded by the coding sequence ATGTCGCGTATTGGCAAGCTCCCCATCACGGTTCCCGCCGGCGTGGACGTCACCATCGACGGCCGTACGGTCAAGGTCAAGGGCCCCAAGGGCGAACTGACCCACACCGTCGTGGCGCCGATCGACATCGCCAAGGGCGAGGACGGCACCCTCTCGGTGACGCGCCCCAACGACGAGCGTCAGAGCAAGGCCCTGCACGGCCTGTCCCGCACGCTGGTGGCGAACATGATCACCGGCGTGACCCAGGGTTACGTGAAGAAGCTCGAGATCAGCGGTGTCGGTTACCGCGTGACCGCGAAGGGCTCGAACCTCGAGTTCGCGCTCGGTTACAGCCACCCGATCACCGTCGAGGCCCCCGAGGGCATCACCTTCAAGGTGGAGGCCCCCACCCGGTTCTCGGTCGAGGGCATCGACAAGCAGAAGGTCGGCGAGGTTGCGGCCAACATCCGCAAGCTGCGCAAGCCTGACCCGTACAAGGCCAAGGGCGTCAAGTACGAGGGCGAAGTCATCCGCCGCAAGGTCGGAAAGGCGGGTAAGTAA
- the rpsC gene encoding 30S ribosomal protein S3, with amino-acid sequence MGQKVNPHGFRLGVTTDFKSRWYADKLYKDYVKEDVAIRRMMTSGMERAGISKVEIERTRDRVRVDIHTARPGIVIGRRGAEADRIRGDLEKLTGKQVQLNILEVKSPETDAQLVAQAVAEQLSSRVSFRRAMRKSMQGTMKAGAKGIKIQCGGRLGGAEMSRSEFYREGRVPLHTLRANVDYGFFEAKTTFGRIGVKVWIYKGDVKNIAEVRAENAAARAGNRPARGGSDRPARGGRGGERRGRKPQQAAGAEAPKAESSAAPASAPAESTGTEA; translated from the coding sequence ATGGGCCAGAAGGTAAACCCGCACGGGTTCCGGCTCGGTGTCACCACCGACTTCAAGTCGCGTTGGTACGCCGACAAGCTGTACAAGGACTACGTCAAGGAAGACGTCGCCATCCGCCGGATGATGACGTCCGGCATGGAGCGCGCCGGCATCTCCAAGGTGGAGATCGAGCGCACCCGTGACCGCGTCCGCGTCGACATCCACACCGCGCGTCCGGGCATCGTCATCGGCCGCCGCGGCGCCGAGGCCGACCGCATCCGCGGTGACCTGGAGAAGCTGACCGGCAAGCAGGTCCAGCTGAACATCCTCGAGGTCAAGAGCCCGGAGACGGACGCTCAGCTGGTGGCCCAGGCCGTCGCCGAGCAGCTGTCCTCCCGCGTCTCCTTCCGTCGCGCCATGCGCAAGAGCATGCAGGGCACGATGAAGGCCGGCGCCAAGGGCATCAAGATCCAGTGCGGTGGCCGTCTCGGTGGCGCCGAGATGTCCCGCTCGGAGTTCTACCGCGAGGGCCGCGTGCCCCTGCACACGCTCCGCGCGAACGTGGACTACGGCTTCTTCGAGGCCAAGACGACCTTCGGCCGCATCGGCGTGAAGGTCTGGATCTACAAGGGCGACGTCAAGAACATCGCCGAGGTCCGCGCCGAGAACGCCGCTGCCCGCGCGGGTAACCGCCCGGCCCGCGGTGGCTCCGACCGCCCGGCCCGTGGTGGCCGCGGTGGCGAGCGGCGCGGTCGCAAGCCGCAGCAGGCTGCCGGCGCCGAGGCCCCCAAGGCAGAGTCCTCGGCGGCCCCCGCGTCTGCGCCGGCTGAGAGCACCGGAACGGAGGCCTGA
- the rplP gene encoding 50S ribosomal protein L16 has product MLIPRRVKHRKQHHPKRSGMSKGGTQVAFGEYGIQALTPAYVTNRQIEAARIAMTRHIKRGGKVWINIYPDRPLTKKPAETRMGSGKGSPEWWIANVKPGRVMFELSYPNEKIAREALLRAAHKLPMKCRIVKREAGEA; this is encoded by the coding sequence ATGCTGATCCCCCGTAGGGTCAAGCACCGCAAGCAGCACCACCCGAAGCGCAGCGGTATGTCCAAGGGTGGCACGCAGGTTGCGTTCGGCGAGTACGGCATCCAGGCGCTGACCCCGGCCTACGTGACGAACCGCCAGATCGAGGCGGCTCGTATCGCGATGACCCGCCACATCAAGCGTGGCGGCAAGGTCTGGATCAACATCTACCCGGACCGTCCGCTCACCAAGAAGCCCGCCGAGACCCGCATGGGTTCCGGTAAGGGTTCGCCGGAGTGGTGGATCGCCAACGTCAAGCCCGGACGTGTGATGTTCGAGCTGTCGTACCCCAACGAGAAGATCGCCCGTGAGGCGCTCCTTCGTGCGGCCCACAAGCTGCCGATGAAGTGCCGGATCGTCAAGCGCGAGGCAGGTGAAGCGTGA
- the rplX gene encoding 50S ribosomal protein L24 — MKIKKGDLVQVITGKDKGKQGKVIAAYPREDRVLVEGVNRVKKHTKAGPTASGSQAGGIVTTEAPVHVSNVQLVVEKDGNKVVTRVGYRFDDEGNKIRVAKRTGEDI, encoded by the coding sequence ATGAAGATCAAGAAGGGCGACCTGGTCCAGGTCATCACCGGTAAGGACAAGGGCAAGCAGGGCAAGGTCATCGCGGCCTACCCCCGCGAGGACCGTGTCCTGGTCGAGGGTGTCAACCGGGTCAAGAAGCACACCAAGGCCGGCCCGACCGCCAGCGGTTCCCAGGCCGGCGGCATCGTCACGACCGAGGCGCCCGTCCACGTCTCCAACGTCCAGCTGGTCGTTGAGAAGGACGGCAACAAGGTCGTCACGCGTGTCGGTTACCGCTTCGACGACGAGGGCAACAAGATCCGCGTTGCCAAGCGGACGGGTGAGGACATCTGA
- a CDS encoding type Z 30S ribosomal protein S14, with protein MAKKALIAKAARKPKFGVRGYTRCQRCGRPHSVYRKFGLCRVCLREMAHRGELPGVTKSSW; from the coding sequence ATGGCGAAGAAGGCTCTGATCGCTAAGGCTGCTCGCAAGCCCAAGTTCGGTGTGCGTGGCTACACCCGCTGCCAGCGCTGCGGCCGCCCGCACTCCGTCTACCGTAAGTTCGGCCTGTGCCGCGTGTGCCTTCGTGAGATGGCTCACCGTGGCGAGCTGCCGGGCGTGACCAAGAGCTCCTGGTAG
- the rpsJ gene encoding 30S ribosomal protein S10, protein MAGQKIRIRLKAYDHEVIDSSAKKIVETVTRTGASVAGPVPLPTEKNVYCVIKSPHKYKDSREHFEMRTHKRLIDILDPTPKTVDSLMRLDLPAGVDIEIKL, encoded by the coding sequence ATGGCGGGACAGAAGATCCGCATCCGGCTCAAGGCCTACGACCACGAGGTCATCGACTCCTCGGCGAAGAAGATCGTCGAGACGGTGACCCGCACTGGTGCGTCGGTCGCGGGCCCGGTGCCGCTGCCCACTGAGAAGAACGTGTACTGCGTCATCAAGTCGCCGCACAAGTACAAGGACTCGCGCGAGCACTTCGAGATGCGCACGCACAAGCGCCTGATCGACATTCTCGACCCGACCCCCAAGACCGTTGACTCTCTGATGCGACTCGACCTCCCGGCCGGTGTCGACATCGAGATCAAGCTCTGA
- a CDS encoding DUF5959 family protein — MSDDEQGVTLRIVEGVRFSDSGDCDALRSEILISSEFVSGRVELYLNAYDLDGWSEALDTLASGREVSWLESGRSPRIMIAPPETTESGCAEVSVYDVTGSQISVTVPVAAEPDWIERHRQLLAEAGGRFPLAR, encoded by the coding sequence ATGTCGGACGACGAGCAGGGAGTCACCCTCCGCATTGTCGAGGGAGTGCGCTTCTCCGACTCAGGGGACTGCGACGCCCTCCGCTCCGAGATTCTGATCAGCAGCGAATTCGTGAGCGGCCGGGTCGAGTTGTATCTCAACGCCTACGACCTCGACGGCTGGAGCGAGGCCCTGGACACTCTGGCGTCCGGCCGGGAGGTCTCGTGGCTGGAGAGCGGCCGGTCCCCCCGCATCATGATCGCTCCTCCGGAGACCACCGAAAGCGGGTGCGCGGAGGTCAGCGTCTACGACGTCACCGGTTCACAGATTTCCGTCACCGTACCCGTCGCGGCGGAGCCGGACTGGATCGAGCGCCACCGTCAACTGCTCGCAGAGGCCGGGGGCCGATTTCCTCTGGCACGGTAG
- the rpsQ gene encoding 30S ribosomal protein S17, whose protein sequence is MSESNVTENKEARGFRKTREGLVVSDKMDKTVVVAVEDRVKHALYGKVIRRTNKLKAHDEQNAAGVGDRVLLMETRPLSATKRWRVVEILEKAK, encoded by the coding sequence ATGAGCGAGAGCAACGTGACTGAGAACAAGGAAGCCCGCGGTTTCCGCAAGACCCGTGAGGGCCTTGTCGTCAGCGACAAGATGGACAAGACCGTCGTCGTCGCCGTCGAGGACCGCGTCAAGCACGCGCTGTACGGCAAGGTCATCCGCCGTACCAACAAGCTCAAGGCGCACGACGAGCAGAACGCCGCCGGTGTCGGCGACCGCGTCCTCCTCATGGAGACCCGGCCGCTGTCCGCGACGAAGCGCTGGCGCGTCGTCGAGATCCTCGAGAAGGCCAAGTAA
- the rplB gene encoding 50S ribosomal protein L2, which produces MGIRKYKPTTPGRRGASVADFVEVTRSTPEKSLVRPLHSKGGRNNTGRVTVRHQGGGHKRAYRVIDFRRHDKDGVPAKVAHIEYDPNRTARIALLHYADGEKRYILAPRNLQQGDRVENGPGADIKPGNNLAIRNIPVGTTIHAIELRPGGGAKFARSAGASVQLLAKEGSMAHLRMPSGEIRLVDQRCRATIGEVGNAEQSNINWGKAGRKRWLGVRPTVRGVVMNPVDHPHGGGEGRTSGGRHPVSPWGKKEGRTRSPKKASNKYIVRRRKTNKKR; this is translated from the coding sequence ATGGGAATCCGCAAGTACAAGCCGACTACGCCGGGCCGTCGTGGCGCCAGCGTCGCCGACTTCGTCGAGGTCACGCGGTCCACGCCGGAGAAGTCGCTGGTCCGCCCCCTGCACAGCAAGGGCGGCCGTAACAACACCGGTCGTGTGACCGTCCGCCACCAGGGTGGCGGCCACAAGCGCGCCTACCGCGTGATCGACTTCCGTCGTCACGACAAGGACGGCGTGCCGGCGAAGGTCGCGCACATCGAGTACGACCCCAACCGCACCGCGCGCATCGCGCTGCTGCACTACGCCGACGGCGAGAAGCGCTACATCCTCGCCCCGCGCAACCTGCAGCAGGGTGACCGCGTCGAGAACGGTCCCGGGGCCGACATCAAGCCCGGCAACAACCTGGCCATCCGCAACATCCCGGTCGGTACCACGATCCACGCGATCGAGCTCCGTCCCGGTGGCGGTGCCAAGTTCGCCCGCTCCGCCGGTGCGTCCGTGCAGCTGCTCGCGAAGGAGGGCTCGATGGCCCACCTCCGCATGCCGTCCGGCGAGATCCGTCTCGTCGACCAGCGCTGCCGCGCCACCATCGGTGAGGTCGGCAACGCCGAGCAGAGCAACATCAACTGGGGCAAGGCGGGCCGCAAGCGGTGGCTGGGCGTTCGCCCGACCGTCCGTGGTGTCGTCATGAACCCGGTGGACCACCCGCACGGTGGTGGTGAGGGCCGGACCTCCGGTGGTCGTCACCCCGTGTCCCCGTGGGGCAAGAAGGAAGGCCGTACTCGTTCGCCCAAGAAGGCGTCGAACAAGTACATCGTCCGCCGCCGCAAGACGAACAAGAAGCGCTAA
- the rplW gene encoding 50S ribosomal protein L23, with protein MATRHPSIASKAAKAAKAARVAKARRHAAEGKNTVETPLSKSFTDPRDVLLKPVVSEKSYALLDENKYTFVVAPGANKTQIKQAVQAVFEVKVTGVNTINRQGKRKRTKTGFGQRAATKRAIVTLAEGDRIDIFGGPTA; from the coding sequence ATGGCTACGCGTCACCCGAGCATCGCCTCCAAGGCTGCGAAGGCCGCCAAGGCCGCGCGCGTCGCCAAGGCGCGCCGCCACGCCGCCGAGGGCAAGAACACCGTCGAGACCCCGCTGAGCAAGTCCTTCACGGACCCCCGTGACGTGCTGCTCAAGCCGGTCGTCTCGGAGAAGAGCTACGCGCTCCTCGACGAGAACAAGTACACGTTCGTCGTCGCCCCGGGCGCCAACAAGACCCAGATCAAGCAGGCCGTCCAGGCGGTCTTCGAGGTCAAGGTCACCGGGGTCAACACGATCAACCGCCAGGGCAAGCGCAAGCGTACGAAGACCGGTTTCGGTCAGCGTGCCGCCACCAAGCGCGCGATCGTGACCCTTGCCGAGGGCGACCGTATCGACATCTTCGGCGGTCCGACCGCGTAA
- the rplE gene encoding 50S ribosomal protein L5 — protein MTTTTSPRLKQKYREEIAGKLRDEFKYENVMQVPGLVKIVVNMGVGDAARDSKLIEGAIRDLTTITGQKPAVTKARKSIAQFKLREGQPIGAHVTLRGDRMWEFLDRTLSLALPRIRDFRGLSPKQFDGRGNYTFGLTEQVMFHEIDQDKIDRVRGMDITVVTTATNDAEGRALLRHLGFPFKEA, from the coding sequence ATGACGACCACCACCAGCCCGCGTCTGAAGCAGAAGTACCGCGAGGAGATCGCGGGCAAGCTGCGTGACGAGTTCAAGTACGAGAACGTCATGCAGGTTCCCGGCCTCGTCAAGATCGTGGTCAACATGGGTGTGGGCGACGCCGCCCGCGACTCCAAGCTGATCGAGGGCGCCATCCGCGACCTCACCACGATCACCGGTCAGAAGCCGGCCGTCACCAAGGCCCGCAAGTCCATCGCGCAGTTCAAGCTGCGTGAGGGCCAGCCGATCGGTGCCCACGTCACGCTTCGTGGCGACCGCATGTGGGAGTTCCTGGACCGCACCCTGTCGCTCGCGCTCCCGCGCATCCGCGACTTCCGCGGTCTGTCCCCCAAGCAGTTCGACGGCCGTGGCAACTACACCTTCGGTCTCACGGAGCAGGTCATGTTCCACGAGATCGACCAGGACAAGATCGACCGTGTCCGGGGTATGGACATCACCGTGGTCACCACGGCGACCAACGACGCTGAGGGCCGCGCGCTCCTTCGTCACCTCGGCTTCCCGTTCAAGGAGGCGTGA
- the rpmC gene encoding 50S ribosomal protein L29, protein MSAGTKASELRELGNEELLAKLREAKEELFNLRFQAATGQLENHGRLKAVRKDIARIYTLMRERELGIETVENA, encoded by the coding sequence ATGTCGGCCGGTACCAAGGCGTCCGAGCTGCGCGAGCTGGGCAACGAGGAGCTTCTGGCGAAGCTCCGCGAGGCCAAGGAAGAGCTGTTCAACCTCCGCTTCCAGGCGGCGACGGGCCAGCTCGAGAACCATGGCCGTCTCAAGGCGGTCCGCAAGGACATCGCCCGGATCTACACCCTCATGCGTGAGCGTGAGCTCGGCATCGAGACGGTGGAGAACGCCTGA
- the rplC gene encoding 50S ribosomal protein L3 — MAKQIKGILGEKLGMTQVWDENNRVVPVTVVKAGPNVVTQVRTNDVDGYESVQIAFGEIDPRKVNKPLKGHFAKADVTPRRHLVEIRTADASEYTLGQEITAEVFEAGVKVDVTGKSKGKGFAGVMKRHNFKGLGAGHGTQRKHRSPGSIGGCATPGRVFKGLRMAGRMGNERVTTQNLTVHAVDAEKGLLLIKGAVPGPNGGLVLVRTAAKGA; from the coding sequence ATGGCTAAGCAGATCAAGGGCATCCTGGGCGAGAAGCTCGGCATGACGCAGGTGTGGGACGAGAACAACCGCGTTGTTCCGGTCACCGTCGTCAAGGCCGGCCCCAATGTCGTCACCCAGGTCCGCACGAACGACGTGGACGGCTACGAGTCCGTTCAGATCGCCTTCGGCGAGATCGACCCGCGCAAGGTGAACAAGCCCCTCAAGGGCCACTTCGCCAAGGCCGACGTCACCCCCCGTCGCCACCTCGTCGAGATCCGCACCGCGGACGCCTCCGAGTACACGCTCGGCCAGGAGATCACCGCTGAGGTGTTCGAGGCCGGCGTGAAGGTCGACGTGACCGGCAAGAGCAAGGGCAAGGGCTTCGCCGGTGTCATGAAGCGTCACAACTTCAAGGGCCTCGGCGCCGGACACGGCACCCAGCGCAAGCACCGCTCGCCCGGTTCCATCGGTGGCTGCGCCACCCCGGGCCGCGTGTTCAAGGGCCTCCGCATGGCGGGTCGCATGGGCAACGAGCGGGTCACCACCCAGAACCTGACCGTCCACGCCGTTGACGCGGAGAAGGGTCTGCTGCTCATCAAGGGCGCGGTTCCCGGTCCGAACGGCGGCCTCGTCCTGGTCCGCACCGCGGCCAAGGGGGCCTGA
- the rpsH gene encoding 30S ribosomal protein S8 translates to MTMTDPIADMLTRLRNANSAYHDSVTMPASKIKSHIAEILQQEGFITGWKVEDAEVGKNLVLELKFGPNRERSIAGIKRISKPGLRVYAKSTNLPKVLGGLGVAIISTSHGLLTDKQAGKKGVGGEVLAYVW, encoded by the coding sequence ATGACCATGACTGATCCGATCGCAGACATGCTTACGCGTCTGCGCAACGCGAACTCGGCATACCACGACTCCGTGACGATGCCGGCGTCGAAGATCAAGTCTCACATCGCGGAGATCCTCCAGCAGGAGGGCTTCATCACGGGCTGGAAGGTCGAGGACGCCGAGGTCGGCAAGAACCTCGTCCTGGAGCTGAAGTTCGGCCCCAACCGTGAGCGCTCCATCGCGGGCATCAAGCGGATCTCCAAGCCCGGTCTCCGGGTGTACGCGAAGTCCACCAACCTGCCGAAGGTGCTCGGCGGCCTGGGCGTGGCGATCATCTCCACGTCGCACGGGCTCCTCACCGACAAGCAGGCCGGCAAGAAGGGCGTGGGTGGGGAAGTCCTCGCCTACGTCTGGTAG
- the rplV gene encoding 50S ribosomal protein L22, which translates to MEARAQARYIRVTPMKARRVVDLIRGMDATEAQAVLRFAPQAASVPVGKVLDSAIANAAHNYDHTDADSLFISEAYVDEGPTLKRFRPRAQGRAYRIRKRTSHITVVVSSKEGTR; encoded by the coding sequence ATGGAAGCCAGGGCCCAGGCGCGGTACATCCGCGTCACGCCCATGAAGGCCCGCCGCGTGGTGGACCTCATCCGTGGCATGGACGCCACGGAGGCCCAGGCTGTTCTGCGATTCGCTCCGCAGGCAGCCTCCGTGCCGGTCGGCAAGGTGCTCGACAGCGCCATCGCCAACGCCGCGCACAACTACGACCACACCGACGCCGACAGCCTCTTCATTTCCGAGGCCTACGTCGACGAGGGCCCGACCCTGAAGCGGTTCCGGCCGCGCGCCCAGGGCCGTGCCTACCGGATCCGCAAGCGGACCAGCCACATCACCGTGGTCGTCAGCAGCAAGGAAGGAACCCGGTAA
- the rplN gene encoding 50S ribosomal protein L14, producing the protein MIQQESRLRVADNTGAKEILCIRVLGGSGRRYAGIGDVIVATVKDAIPGGNVKKGDVVKAVIVRTVKERRRPDGSYIRFDENAAVILKNDGDPRGTRIFGPVGRELREKKFMKIISLAPEVL; encoded by the coding sequence GTGATCCAGCAGGAGTCGCGACTTCGCGTCGCCGACAACACTGGTGCGAAGGAGATCCTTTGCATCCGTGTACTCGGTGGCTCCGGTCGCCGCTACGCGGGCATCGGTGACGTCATCGTCGCCACCGTCAAGGACGCGATCCCCGGTGGCAACGTGAAGAAGGGTGACGTCGTCAAGGCGGTCATCGTTCGCACCGTCAAGGAGCGCCGCCGTCCGGACGGCTCGTACATCCGCTTCGACGAGAACGCCGCCGTCATTCTGAAGAACGACGGCGACCCTCGCGGCACCCGTATCTTCGGCCCGGTCGGCCGTGAGCTGCGCGAGAAGAAGTTCATGAAGATCATCTCGCTCGCGCCGGAGGTGCTGTAA